The Thermoplasma acidophilum DSM 1728 genome includes a window with the following:
- a CDS encoding pirin family protein: MKAKIPEYVFEGSVTYDGAGVKLRRMFGSQRTTAITDPFLLMDMFGSDNRADYDNGFPWHPHRGIETITYQIKGKTFHEDSEGHRGIIAPGEIQWMTAGSGIFHEEMPKPIYYGEENKYRERNDSNAGIQLWLNMPASSKMADPAYRSIRSDQIPQISDDYGNRIRIVAGTVNRVSGALNENFQYDLMQRIDPYYVEILMEPDTRTSLSVPEGHRAIMAIVEGSIRVNGSTFNEKNVAVLSKEGTDIFIDSQANSRLIFLAGKPLNEPIAWYGPIVMNTRDQLIQAFNELQEGKFVKNRNPVWQ; the protein is encoded by the coding sequence TTGAAGGCAAAGATACCAGAGTACGTGTTCGAGGGATCGGTTACATACGATGGTGCTGGGGTCAAGCTGCGGAGAATGTTCGGATCTCAAAGAACCACAGCCATAACCGATCCTTTTCTTTTAATGGATATGTTCGGCTCTGATAACAGGGCCGACTACGATAACGGTTTTCCATGGCACCCGCATAGGGGTATAGAAACGATCACGTATCAGATCAAAGGCAAGACTTTCCATGAGGACAGCGAAGGGCACAGGGGCATCATTGCGCCAGGCGAGATACAATGGATGACCGCAGGCAGCGGAATATTCCATGAGGAGATGCCAAAGCCGATTTACTACGGAGAGGAGAATAAGTATCGGGAGAGGAACGATTCCAATGCTGGAATACAGCTGTGGCTCAATATGCCAGCATCTTCAAAGATGGCGGATCCGGCCTACAGGTCAATAAGATCGGATCAGATACCTCAAATTTCAGATGACTATGGAAATCGTATAAGGATCGTTGCGGGTACGGTGAACAGGGTAAGCGGAGCACTAAACGAGAATTTCCAGTATGATCTCATGCAGAGAATCGATCCATATTACGTAGAGATACTAATGGAACCAGACACTAGAACCAGCTTGTCTGTTCCAGAAGGGCATCGCGCTATAATGGCCATTGTAGAGGGTAGCATTAGGGTTAATGGATCCACCTTCAATGAAAAAAACGTCGCGGTGCTCTCAAAGGAAGGGACTGATATATTCATCGATTCGCAGGCAAATTCTAGGTTGATATTTCTGGCTGGCAAACCGCTCAATGAGCCCATAGCATGGTACGGGCCTATAGTCATGAACACTAGGGATCAGCTGATCCAGGCATTCAATGAACTCCAGGAAGGAAAATTTGTAAAGAATAGGAATCCGGTTTGGCAGTGA
- a CDS encoding cupin domain-containing protein gives MEKVVEKSGFVHHSNDAEDMPMDGGATIRWLITHRDGAENYSMRLITVKKGKSTPHHHHDYEHEIFIISGRVRVQLDGKMYVAKADDFIFIPPNVEHGMDAEEDTRMICVVPIKAAKMILGE, from the coding sequence ATGGAGAAAGTTGTTGAGAAATCTGGATTCGTTCACCATTCAAATGATGCTGAAGATATGCCGATGGACGGAGGTGCAACAATAAGATGGCTGATTACGCATAGAGACGGCGCTGAAAATTATTCGATGAGACTGATAACCGTGAAGAAGGGAAAATCAACGCCGCACCACCATCATGATTATGAACACGAGATATTCATCATATCCGGCAGAGTAAGAGTTCAACTTGATGGTAAGATGTATGTTGCGAAAGCGGATGACTTCATATTCATTCCTCCAAACGTAGAACATGGAATGGACGCAGAAGAGGACACCAGAATGATCTGCGTTGTACCGATAAAAGCAGCGAAGATGATACTTGGAGAATAA
- a CDS encoding TrmB family transcriptional regulator — translation MNEEEDAFSYLSKLGLTPYEIKVYKTLLIYGPNSATETAKLSKVPQPRVYDIFESLESKGAVEVSPGKRKIYRAVPIDNFIDRKLIEIRDYKKRIESYIEQQKKFKESNPYLWMIKNNFQIREKMKDVINEAENELIASLNYENIRYLKKYFIDAAKRGITVVIVAFPDAELDFLRTFPEDIVIRIRRGSASQVMIADRKHGLINVESTEDSEGYALYFDENELIHILNYYFYHTIWGPSDMFHDFPVRQNIKFSTAWLSCEAIDSFFKRSYSVSGIVTGYSATGQVKIEGTITGIDLIPGFKHTFFIKDNERVYSVGGKTARMEDIKLETLTMNVWIPNKQAISQKQ, via the coding sequence ATGAATGAAGAGGAGGATGCTTTTTCTTATCTGTCAAAGCTTGGACTGACACCTTACGAGATAAAGGTTTACAAAACACTCCTGATCTATGGCCCAAACAGTGCAACGGAAACGGCAAAACTGTCAAAGGTGCCGCAACCCAGAGTTTATGACATATTTGAAAGCCTTGAATCCAAGGGCGCTGTGGAGGTCAGTCCAGGAAAGAGGAAGATTTACCGGGCTGTACCCATCGACAATTTTATCGATAGAAAGCTTATTGAAATAAGGGATTATAAGAAAAGGATTGAGAGCTATATAGAGCAGCAGAAGAAATTCAAAGAAAGCAACCCCTATCTTTGGATGATCAAGAACAATTTTCAGATCAGAGAGAAGATGAAGGATGTGATAAATGAGGCCGAAAATGAACTCATAGCCTCACTCAATTATGAGAATATCAGGTATCTGAAAAAGTATTTCATAGATGCGGCAAAGCGCGGAATAACCGTTGTGATAGTGGCGTTTCCCGATGCTGAGTTGGACTTTCTAAGGACCTTTCCAGAGGATATAGTGATCAGAATCAGGAGAGGGTCAGCTTCACAGGTAATGATCGCTGACAGAAAGCATGGCCTGATCAACGTTGAGAGCACTGAGGATTCCGAGGGATATGCTCTTTACTTTGACGAGAACGAGCTCATACATATACTGAACTATTATTTCTACCACACAATTTGGGGCCCTTCAGACATGTTCCATGACTTTCCGGTGAGGCAGAACATAAAATTTTCCACCGCATGGCTGAGCTGTGAAGCAATTGATTCGTTTTTCAAGAGATCTTACAGCGTATCCGGAATCGTCACGGGCTACAGTGCCACGGGACAGGTGAAAATAGAGGGCACAATAACCGGAATAGACCTCATACCAGGGTTCAAGCATACCTTCTTCATCAAGGACAACGAAAGGGTGTATTCTGTGGGCGGAAAAACTGCCAGAATGGAGGATATAAAGCTTGAAACACTCACAATGAACGTCTGGATACCCAACAAACAGGCGATATCGCAGAAGCAGTAG